The following are encoded together in the Balaenoptera acutorostrata chromosome 9, mBalAcu1.1, whole genome shotgun sequence genome:
- the LOC103015928 gene encoding NACHT, LRR and PYD domains-containing protein 14 yields the protein MLDKNHLLGESENFCHEIAQEGRELLERLFDEDVRTGSQPQTMLLQGAAGVGKTTLVRIMMLDWAQGNPYQQKFTYVFYLSAREINQLRERSFAQTISKDWPSTEGPIERILSQPSSLLFIIDSFDELNFAFEEPECVLCADWTPVHPVSFLMSSLLRKVKLPESSLLHCQCLRTMKLSVIVVFEKKMLNSSFPAETCNKRLTHLCLAGNVLGDSGVKLMSDALKHPPCTLQSLVIFNDNEDDEDDDINNCHLFCPYFVLGPAQNLFNLNRSTYWCQIGHLSSKCLTEQCSPLRTVDLNSGDLATKGTFFVVTSEGCSWHQVVFHTSSESEIKGFGI from the exons ATGTTAGATAAGAACCATTTGCTTGGAGAATCTGAAAACTTCTGTCATGAAATTGCTCAGGAAGGCCGAGAACTGTTGGAACGTTTGTTTGATGAGGATGTCAGAACAGGTTCGCAGCCACAGACCATGCTCCTTCAGGGGGCTGCTGGAGTTGGGAAGACAACCTTGGTGAGAATAATGATGTTAGACTGGGCACAGGGCAACCCCTACCAGCAGAAATTTACTTATGTTTTTTATCTCAGTGCAAGAGAAATTAACCAGTTGAGAGAGAGAAGCTTTGCTCAAACGATATCAAAGGACTGGCCCAGCACAGAAGGCCCCATTGAAAGGATTCTGTCCCAGCCGAGTAGtctcctttttattattgatagttTTGATGAACTGAACTTTGCCTTTGAGGAACCTGAGTGTGTGCTGTGTGCAGACTGGACCCCGGTACACCCCGTGTCCTTCCTCATGAGTAGTTTGCTGAGAAAAGTGAAGCTCCCTGAGTCGTCCTTATTG caTTGCCAGTGTTTACGGACCATGAAACTGAGTGTAATTGTGGTATTTGAGAAGAAGATGTTAAACTCAAGCTTCCCAGCTGAAACTTG CAATAAAAGGCTGACACATTTATGCTTGGCGGGCAATGTCTTGGGAGATAGTGGAGTAAAGCTTATGAGTGATGCCTTGAAACATCCACCGTGCACTCTACAGAGCCTTGT AATCtttaatgataatgaagatgatgaggatgatgatattAATAATTGCCATTTATTTTGTCCTTACTTTGTGCTGGGCCCTGCGCAAAATTTGTTTAACCTGAACAGAAGTACCTATTGGTGTCAGATTGGCCACCTGAGTTCTAAGTGCCTCACTGAACAG TGCTCACCTCTTAGAACAGTGGATCTCAACTCTGGTGATTTGGCCACCAAGGGGACATTTTTCGTTGTCACAAGTGAGGGTTGCTCCTGGCATCAAGTTGTGTTCCACACCTCAAGTGAATCTGAAATCAAAGGATTTGGGATTTAG